CGGCCGCTCCCACGAGTCACTTCCTGGAGCCGGCGCAGCCTGGATGCCAAAAAGGGGCGCCCCGGGTGGGGCGCCCCTTTTCTCAGAGCGTCAGCGGGTGGTGACGTAGACGACGCGGTCGTTGTTGTCGTAGCGAACCGAGACGATGCTGGACTGGTCGAGGGGCTTGACCATGCCCTGGTGATTGACCCGTACGGAGTAGCCGCGGTCGTCGAGCTGTTCGATGCTGTTCTGGGCGTTGCCGGCGCCTGCGGGGGCGGCCTGTGCGGAGGCGGCGAAACCGAGGGCGGCGGTGGCCAGTGCGCCGGCGGTGAGGGTGGTGAGTGCGAGTTTGTTCATTTTGAGGCCTTCCTCTTTTTCGATTCTGTGGTTCTGGTCGGCATAACCTGCAGGTCATTGGGATCGATGCCCGGTGGCGGTGATTGCCCGGCGGTTGGCAGGAAGTGTTCGGTCACCCGCCCCTACTTCTGTGGAACACCGCACTGCAGGCCGTGCGGTCCCGCCGGCGTCGCGCACGGTCTGCATAGGATCGGCCAATGGGCATACCCGAGGTGGATCCGACCGCCGGCTCGCCGATGCTGAAGATCGGCGCACGGCTGCTACGGCCCCGGCCGGTGCGGTATCTGGTTCGTCACATCGTGCCGCGCATCGACCCACCGCTGCTGCGCGTGTCCGGCGGCCGGGTGTCCTCGGCGATGGTCACCCCCGAGCTGCTGCTCACCTCTACCGGCGCGAAGACCGGCGAACAGCGGGTCACGCCCCTCACCTACTTCACCGACCGCGGCCGGGTGATCGTCGTCGCGTCGAACTACGGCGGCCGTCGCCATCCCTCCTGGTACCACAACGTCAGGAAGCAGCCCCGCGTCACGCTCACCGCCGGTGGCTACGAGGGCACGTTCGTCGGCGAGGAGGTCACCGGCGCGGAGCGGGACCGGTTGTGGGAGCTGGCCAAGAACTGGATCCCCAGCTACGCCGACTACGAGAAGCTGACCCAGGGCCGCACCATCCCGATCCTCGCGTTCACCGAGACCGAGTGATTACGGCGCGCCAACCGACGCTGCGCGCACGTCAGCGCGCCCGAATCGCCGTCGAGTAGCGTCGAGAACCGTGAATCTCGCTTACGACGATCGCGGCAGCGGCATCCCTGTGCTGTTCA
Above is a window of Mycolicibacterium baixiangningiae DNA encoding:
- a CDS encoding nitroreductase/quinone reductase family protein — translated: MGIPEVDPTAGSPMLKIGARLLRPRPVRYLVRHIVPRIDPPLLRVSGGRVSSAMVTPELLLTSTGAKTGEQRVTPLTYFTDRGRVIVVASNYGGRRHPSWYHNVRKQPRVTLTAGGYEGTFVGEEVTGAERDRLWELAKNWIPSYADYEKLTQGRTIPILAFTETE